The following are encoded together in the Lactuca sativa cultivar Salinas chromosome 1, Lsat_Salinas_v11, whole genome shotgun sequence genome:
- the LOC111915212 gene encoding helicase protein MOM1 isoform X2, translated as MCRRITKMNKENLFSSISMPKKRERFEEGKRLDAYTYKKLFQIAGKKMKEMSHGCDHITTSDASMKVDGTIVMKSCSDSKHEKKHRVALDSKEVCFDNQESAKEHPQMDCDENDTTLKTGPTPTHSAELAEFQLKVSSEVHDHVNKLCDYWKKGQNSVFFDGQDRIIKVVFFVLSLLEKVKQPILILTASRCLSLWESEFSKWSNSTNVVITYKENKDVKDAIRSSQLYTENGSLKFQVILSSPDAIVEDFEKLDHIKWGLIVIDECQRPIISKHFKEIKLLVSDMKLLTITSEILDVKHSYQNFLSLLDSKYEETDTDADMDANTLKEKLSPFIAFELKFNSSEIEEYWVPVHLSHMQIEQYCSLLNSNFESLSLSSSSRNNATLHDILTKTQKCCDHPYLVDPTLRKSLKKDVDKLGAEINASGKLQLLDRLLLKIKRYGLRVIVLFQSVVSSEKITIGDILEDLVDRRFGQDSYVRIQPKILSMSKRKEAVNMFNNIKSGAFVCLLDYHDCQSTIRLSSVDIVILFNSDWNPSDDLKALHKLSLDSSHLRIFRFYSSFTIEEKSLILSKQGTILDSRTARINYNTCHRLLSWGASYLFNNLSTESNSKSKSNSDTSLDDLVLELSSMFLNKTENTDRLKSLIISKALIHDGVYSKDILLMGETEAHTNESCSIEEYLMENETNNFWSNLFKESHRIHTPQKSSSRLPRRVKMSFRNPYYWFGRFEVESESDTENTEKNVISSTFVRTKMRSKRKARKMTGASKHFFIQHSTQSPNSIPSFSSTNNVGGSPNNQPPQPQTLPMIPSVSDQNSITTPLETELQNIKKEQEQVTKLHQEKKSMLNSECEKEMLEIRKKYDGLIDESEMCLTKKMKVLEGYYDLVYANKVLAETLTKDCDDYLNKEMRGVKIVEIPASTLVQSQNRCTTSGHTLRAPAPHLRSNPSLFASFQRMPVLGSN; from the exons GGTTGCATTGGACTCTAAAGAAGTTTGTTTTGACAATCAAGAATCTGCAAAAGAACATCCCCAAATG GATTGTGATGAGAATGATACTACGCTCAAAACGGGCCCTACACCCACACACAGTGCTGAGCTGGCAGAGTTTCAATTGAAGGTATCAAGTGAAGTCCATGATCATGTTAACAAACTTTGTGATTATTGGAAAAAAGGTCAGAATTCTGTCTTCTTTGATGGACAG GATCGGATAATTAAAGTGGTGTTTTTTGTATTATCATTGCTGGAAAAAGTGAAACAacctattttaattttaactGCTTCAAGATGTCTTTCATTATGGGaatctgaattttccaaatggtCAAATTCAACAAATGTTGTAATTACATACAAAGAGAACAAAGATGTGAAGGATGCCATTAGATCATCACAACTCTACACTGAAAATGGATCTTTAAAGTTTCAAGTCATTTTATCTTCTCCTGATGCCATTGTTGAG GATTTTGAAAAGCTTGATCACATAAAATGGGGATTGATAGTAATAGATGAATGTCAACGCCCCATAATCTCAAAACATTTCAAGGAAATTAAATTGCTTGTGTCAGATATGAAGCTGCTAACAATTACTAGTGAaatattg GATGTGAAGCATAGCTACCAAAATTTTCTTTCGTTGCTTGATTCCAAATATGAAGAGACAGACACGGATGCTGACATGGACGCCAACACATTGAAAGAAAAACTATCGCCTTTTATTGCATTTGAATTGAAGTTTAATTCATCTGAAATTGAAGAATACTGGGTCCCAGTTCATCTTTCTCATATGCAAATCGAACAATATTGTTCCTTGTTGAATTCCAACTTTGAGTCACTTTCACTTTCATCATCTTCAAGGAACAATGCTACACTTCATGACATTCTTACCAAAACTCAGAAG TGCTGTGATCACCCGTATCTCGTGGACCCCACTCTGCGTAAATCTTTGAAGAAAGATGTTGACAAATTGGGTGCTGAAATTAATGCAAGTGGGAAACTTCAACTTCTTGATAGGCTTTTGTTAAAAATCAAAAGATATGGTTTGAGAGTAATTGTTCTTTTTCAG TCAGTGGTTAGTTCAGAAAAGATAACAATTGGAGATATTTtggaagatcttgttgatagaaGATTTGGGCAAGATTCATACGTACGTATCCAACCAAAGATTCTTTCAATGTCAAAGAGAAAAGAGGCTGTAAACATGTTCAACAACATCAAAAGTGGAGCGTTTGTTTGCTTATTAGATTATCACGATTGTCAATCAACGATTAGGCTTTCATCAGTGGATATAGTCATACTATTCAACAGCGACTGGAACCCTTCAGATGACTTAAAAGCCCTTCACAAGCTTTCTCTCGATTCTTCTCATTTACGAATCTTCCGCTTTTATTCCTCTTTCACCATTGAAGAAAAATCTCTCATTCTTTCAAAACAAGGCACGATTCTCGACAGCAGAACAGCTCGCATTAATTACAATACTTGCCATCGGCTCCTTTCATGGGGTGCATCTTACTTGTTCAATAACCTCTCCACCGagtcaaactcaaagtcaaagtcaaattcagaCACTAGTTTAGATGATTTGGTTCTCGAGTTGTCATCTATGTTTCTGAATAAAACTGAGAATACTGATCGTTTAAAAAGCTTAATCATTTCAAAAGCATTGATACACGATGGAGTTTATTCTAAAGATATCTTATTGATGGGTGAAACTGAAGCACACACAAACGAAAGTTGCTCAATTGAGGAGTACTTGATGGAAAATGAAACAAATAATTTTTGGAGTAATTTGTTCAAAGAATCTCATCGTATCCATACACCGCAAAAATCGTCTAGCAGGCTGCCTCGGAGGGTAAAAATGTCATTCCGCAACCCTTATTACtggtttggaagatttgaagttgaAAGTGAAAGCGATACAGAGAATACTGAGAAGAATGTAATTTCTTCAACTtttgtgagaacaaaaatgaggAGTAAAAGAAAAGCACGCAAAATGACAG GGGCATCCAAACATTTTTTTATACAACATTCAACACAATCACCAAATTCAATTCCTTCATTTTCAAGTACAAATAATGTTGGTGGATCCCCAAACAATCAACCTCCACAACCACAAACTTTACCCATGATACCATCGGTTTCTGATCAAAATTCCATTACTACCCCTCTTGAAACAGAGCTACAAAACATCAAGAAGGAGCAAGAGCAAGTCACAAAGCTacatcaagaaaag AAATCGATGCTAAATTCCGAGTGTGAAAAGGAGATGTTAGAGATACGGAAAAAGTACGATGGTTTGATAGATGAATCTGAGATGTGTTTAACAAAGAAGATGAAGGTTCTAGAAGGATACTATGATCTTGTGTATGCCAATAAAGTATTGGCTGAGACTTTGACAAAGGATTGTGATGATTATCTTAATAAAG AAATGAGGGGAGTGAAGATTGTTGAAATCCCTGCATCGACACTTGTACAATCACAGAACCGATGTACAACAAGTGGTCATACTTTGCGTGCTCCAGCTCCTCATTTAAGGTCAAATCCGTCATTATTTGCATCATTTCAAAGAATGCCAGTATTGGGTTCAAATTAG
- the LOC111915212 gene encoding chromodomain helicase hrp1 isoform X1: MCRRITKMNKENLFSSISMPKKRERFEEGKRLDAYTYKKLFQIAGKKMKEMSHGCDHITTSDASMKVDGTIVMKSCSDSKHEKKHRVALDSKEVCFDNQESAKEHPQMDCDENDTTLKTGPTPTHSAELAEFQLKVSSEVHDHVNKLCDYWKKGQNSVFFDGQVNQFLVYLYIILISLMDSFILCFKNIIFWMLQDRIIKVVFFVLSLLEKVKQPILILTASRCLSLWESEFSKWSNSTNVVITYKENKDVKDAIRSSQLYTENGSLKFQVILSSPDAIVEDFEKLDHIKWGLIVIDECQRPIISKHFKEIKLLVSDMKLLTITSEILDVKHSYQNFLSLLDSKYEETDTDADMDANTLKEKLSPFIAFELKFNSSEIEEYWVPVHLSHMQIEQYCSLLNSNFESLSLSSSSRNNATLHDILTKTQKCCDHPYLVDPTLRKSLKKDVDKLGAEINASGKLQLLDRLLLKIKRYGLRVIVLFQSVVSSEKITIGDILEDLVDRRFGQDSYVRIQPKILSMSKRKEAVNMFNNIKSGAFVCLLDYHDCQSTIRLSSVDIVILFNSDWNPSDDLKALHKLSLDSSHLRIFRFYSSFTIEEKSLILSKQGTILDSRTARINYNTCHRLLSWGASYLFNNLSTESNSKSKSNSDTSLDDLVLELSSMFLNKTENTDRLKSLIISKALIHDGVYSKDILLMGETEAHTNESCSIEEYLMENETNNFWSNLFKESHRIHTPQKSSSRLPRRVKMSFRNPYYWFGRFEVESESDTENTEKNVISSTFVRTKMRSKRKARKMTGASKHFFIQHSTQSPNSIPSFSSTNNVGGSPNNQPPQPQTLPMIPSVSDQNSITTPLETELQNIKKEQEQVTKLHQEKKSMLNSECEKEMLEIRKKYDGLIDESEMCLTKKMKVLEGYYDLVYANKVLAETLTKDCDDYLNKEMRGVKIVEIPASTLVQSQNRCTTSGHTLRAPAPHLRSNPSLFASFQRMPVLGSN; encoded by the exons GGTTGCATTGGACTCTAAAGAAGTTTGTTTTGACAATCAAGAATCTGCAAAAGAACATCCCCAAATG GATTGTGATGAGAATGATACTACGCTCAAAACGGGCCCTACACCCACACACAGTGCTGAGCTGGCAGAGTTTCAATTGAAGGTATCAAGTGAAGTCCATGATCATGTTAACAAACTTTGTGATTATTGGAAAAAAGGTCAGAATTCTGTCTTCTTTGATGGACAGGTGAACCAATTTCTTGTTTATCTATATATTATACTTATTTCCTTAATGGATTCATTCATATTATGCTTTAAAAACATTATATTTTGGATGTTACAGGATCGGATAATTAAAGTGGTGTTTTTTGTATTATCATTGCTGGAAAAAGTGAAACAacctattttaattttaactGCTTCAAGATGTCTTTCATTATGGGaatctgaattttccaaatggtCAAATTCAACAAATGTTGTAATTACATACAAAGAGAACAAAGATGTGAAGGATGCCATTAGATCATCACAACTCTACACTGAAAATGGATCTTTAAAGTTTCAAGTCATTTTATCTTCTCCTGATGCCATTGTTGAG GATTTTGAAAAGCTTGATCACATAAAATGGGGATTGATAGTAATAGATGAATGTCAACGCCCCATAATCTCAAAACATTTCAAGGAAATTAAATTGCTTGTGTCAGATATGAAGCTGCTAACAATTACTAGTGAaatattg GATGTGAAGCATAGCTACCAAAATTTTCTTTCGTTGCTTGATTCCAAATATGAAGAGACAGACACGGATGCTGACATGGACGCCAACACATTGAAAGAAAAACTATCGCCTTTTATTGCATTTGAATTGAAGTTTAATTCATCTGAAATTGAAGAATACTGGGTCCCAGTTCATCTTTCTCATATGCAAATCGAACAATATTGTTCCTTGTTGAATTCCAACTTTGAGTCACTTTCACTTTCATCATCTTCAAGGAACAATGCTACACTTCATGACATTCTTACCAAAACTCAGAAG TGCTGTGATCACCCGTATCTCGTGGACCCCACTCTGCGTAAATCTTTGAAGAAAGATGTTGACAAATTGGGTGCTGAAATTAATGCAAGTGGGAAACTTCAACTTCTTGATAGGCTTTTGTTAAAAATCAAAAGATATGGTTTGAGAGTAATTGTTCTTTTTCAG TCAGTGGTTAGTTCAGAAAAGATAACAATTGGAGATATTTtggaagatcttgttgatagaaGATTTGGGCAAGATTCATACGTACGTATCCAACCAAAGATTCTTTCAATGTCAAAGAGAAAAGAGGCTGTAAACATGTTCAACAACATCAAAAGTGGAGCGTTTGTTTGCTTATTAGATTATCACGATTGTCAATCAACGATTAGGCTTTCATCAGTGGATATAGTCATACTATTCAACAGCGACTGGAACCCTTCAGATGACTTAAAAGCCCTTCACAAGCTTTCTCTCGATTCTTCTCATTTACGAATCTTCCGCTTTTATTCCTCTTTCACCATTGAAGAAAAATCTCTCATTCTTTCAAAACAAGGCACGATTCTCGACAGCAGAACAGCTCGCATTAATTACAATACTTGCCATCGGCTCCTTTCATGGGGTGCATCTTACTTGTTCAATAACCTCTCCACCGagtcaaactcaaagtcaaagtcaaattcagaCACTAGTTTAGATGATTTGGTTCTCGAGTTGTCATCTATGTTTCTGAATAAAACTGAGAATACTGATCGTTTAAAAAGCTTAATCATTTCAAAAGCATTGATACACGATGGAGTTTATTCTAAAGATATCTTATTGATGGGTGAAACTGAAGCACACACAAACGAAAGTTGCTCAATTGAGGAGTACTTGATGGAAAATGAAACAAATAATTTTTGGAGTAATTTGTTCAAAGAATCTCATCGTATCCATACACCGCAAAAATCGTCTAGCAGGCTGCCTCGGAGGGTAAAAATGTCATTCCGCAACCCTTATTACtggtttggaagatttgaagttgaAAGTGAAAGCGATACAGAGAATACTGAGAAGAATGTAATTTCTTCAACTtttgtgagaacaaaaatgaggAGTAAAAGAAAAGCACGCAAAATGACAG GGGCATCCAAACATTTTTTTATACAACATTCAACACAATCACCAAATTCAATTCCTTCATTTTCAAGTACAAATAATGTTGGTGGATCCCCAAACAATCAACCTCCACAACCACAAACTTTACCCATGATACCATCGGTTTCTGATCAAAATTCCATTACTACCCCTCTTGAAACAGAGCTACAAAACATCAAGAAGGAGCAAGAGCAAGTCACAAAGCTacatcaagaaaag AAATCGATGCTAAATTCCGAGTGTGAAAAGGAGATGTTAGAGATACGGAAAAAGTACGATGGTTTGATAGATGAATCTGAGATGTGTTTAACAAAGAAGATGAAGGTTCTAGAAGGATACTATGATCTTGTGTATGCCAATAAAGTATTGGCTGAGACTTTGACAAAGGATTGTGATGATTATCTTAATAAAG AAATGAGGGGAGTGAAGATTGTTGAAATCCCTGCATCGACACTTGTACAATCACAGAACCGATGTACAACAAGTGGTCATACTTTGCGTGCTCCAGCTCCTCATTTAAGGTCAAATCCGTCATTATTTGCATCATTTCAAAGAATGCCAGTATTGGGTTCAAATTAG